Genomic DNA from Acidimicrobiales bacterium:
AGCTGAGGAGATCGGACCGGTCGAGCCAGCGCATCCCTTCTTCGGGCATGCAGTACGCGCAGCGGAAATTGCAGCGGTCGGTGACCGAGATCCGCAGATCGGTGTGCACGCGCCCGAAACGGTCCTTCAACTCCATCGGCCCAGGATAGGGGGCCATGCTCGGTGGCGAAAGATCGGGTGGCCGGGACTGCCTAAGGTGAGGCGGCCCAGGAAACGACAAGGAGTCACCATGGAACTCGGAGCATTCTCGGTCAGTCTCGCGGTCGCCGACCTGGCCGCCTCTCAGCGCTTCTACGAGGCGCTCGGGTTCACGGTGACCGGCGGCGACGCCGGCGAGCACTGGTTGATCATGGTGAACGGAACGTCGGTGATCGGTCTGTTCGAAGGCATGTTCGACTCGAACATCTTGACCTTCAACCCGGGGCTCGGCCGCGACCTCGGCCCCGTCGACCCCTTCGACGACGTGCGAACGATCGAGGCCCACCTCGTCGCCCACGGCATCGAACCGGTGAGCCGGGTCGACCCCGAGTCGACCGAAGGTCCGGCGTCGCTGACGCTGAGAGACCCCGACGGCAACATGATCCTCATCGACCAGTTCCGCTGACGACGCCCTCAGGCGGCGGCGCTCACCCGGGCCTCGATGCCTCGTCCCCGATGGAGCCGGTCGATGATCAGCCGAGGTGCCGGCGACGACGCCGTTGGTTCGATGAACAGCCCGACCAGTTCACCGTCGGCGACGATGCCACGAGGCCGCAGCGTCGAACCCCCGGCCGTCGAACTCCCGGCCGTCGCAACCTGACCGCCGATCGCCGACCGGGCGATGTCGGCGAGCACGGCGTCGATCCCCCCGCCAGCCCGCTCATCGGTCCAATGGGTCTCGATCTCGAGCAGCGCATCGATGTCGTGCGCTTCCAGCGCCACGAGTTCGACCGAGGTGGGAGGTGTGGTCGGTCGCTCAGACCACCGCTCCCAGTCGCTTCGGGTGAGGCCGTAGAGCACGTCATCGGTGTTGACCTCGCCCACCCAGTACGACGAACGAGTGCGACCCTCGTAGCGGAACCCGTTGTGCTCGAGCACACGCGCCGACGCGATGTTGTCCGGGTGCAGCATCGCGTGCGCACGGGCCAGCCGATCGCTGTCGAACAACCGACCCAGCAGCGCCCTCACCGCCTCGGTGGCCAGCCCCCTCCCCCACCACGTCCGATCGAGCGTGTAGCCGATCTCCATCGATCGTCCCTCCCAGCTCTGGTGGAGGGCGAGGTCGCCGACGATGTCGCCGGTGACTGAGGACTCGATGGTCAACATCCACCACTCGCCGTCGCCCGGCCCTGACATGGCGCAGACGGCCTCGATCAGGCCCTCCGCTCGGGAGCGGTCGTAGGGCAGCGACCACGACTGCAGGGCCGCGACTTCCGGATGGTTGCGGCGTGTGAACAGCGCGTCGAGATCCGAGTGCTTGGGCGGACGGATCAGCAGTCGCTCGGTCGTGATCGGCGCAAAAGTCACAGGATTCGGGGTGTCGGCGGGCACGAAGGACACGATACCTGACTAAAGTCAGCTACATGACCACCAGCGTCGAGGCCCTCCGCCACTTCAATCGCAGCTTCACGCAACGGATCGGCGTCCTCGACGATCGATTCCTCGGCCTCGATCGTCCGCTCGGCCACTCTCGTCTGCTGTGGGAGATCAGCCCGCATGGCGCAGCCGTCGGCGAGCTACGCGAACGGCTGGGCCTCGACTCCGCCTATGTGTCGCGCCTGCTGCGGGCCCTCGAGACCGACGGTCTGATCGACACCTCGACGGATCCGAGCGACGGTCGGCGCCGACTGGTCCGGCTCACCGACGCCGGCCGCGACGAGTGGAATCGGCTCGACGAGCGATCCGACGCCCTTGCCGGCGAACTCCTCGCTCCCCTGTCGGAAGGGCAACGACGCCGACTCGTCGATGCGCTCGCCACGGCCGACCGACTCCTGCGAGCGGCCACCGTGCGCCTCGACGTCGTCGATCCATCGAGCGACGCCGCCATCGACTCGATGACCGCCTACTTCGACGAACTCGATCGACTCTTTCCCGAGGGCTTTGACCCGGGAGACACGCTGGTGGTCGATGCGCCGAAGCTTCGTGCGCCCCTTGGCCGCTTCGTCGTCGCCTTCGCCGATGGTGCCGCCGTTGCGTGCGGTGGGGTGCAGGAGATCGGTCCTCAGGTCGGAGAGATCAAACGGATGTGGGTGCATCCGGACTGGCGTGGGGTCGGCCTCGGGCGTCGCATGCTCGAAGCGCTGGAGGAGCTTGCGCGCGCACTCGGACAGCACACGGTCCGGCTCGACACCAACAGCGTGCTCACCGAGGCCATCAACATGTACGAAACCGCGGGCTACCACTCGATCGAGCGCTACAACGACAACCCATTCGCCAAGCGCTGGTTCGAGAAGTCGTTGACCTGACGGCTCGTCATGCCGGGCGTCCGACGACGGCAACGAGACCGGCCACATCGTTGGCCGACGCGTGATCAACCCCGGTGGCGATGGCTCGCCGAGCTTCGTCCATTGTGGTGGCGTCGTTCGCCTGCACCTGCTTCCCTGGGCGTGCAGTCGCTCGACGATGGAGGGAGTGAGCACCGACGCGTGCACGTGTGCGACCTCGGCATCGAAGTGTGCGGCCAGGCCCACCGTGACGTGCTCGAAGAGCGTGGTATCCATCCACGGATCGGGTAGGCGGGAGAACAGCCCGATCGTCGCCCCCGGCCGACGCCGCTTCAGCTCGGCCAGCAGCGGGAGGTTCCACCCGGTGAACTTGACCCGATCCAGCACACCAGCTCGATCGACGGCATCGAGCACCAGCTCGAGCATCGCCGGCGCATGTCCTTTGATCTCCAGCTCGAAGTCGAGGTCGAGCAGCTCCAGCACCTCGGACAGTCGGGGGATCCGCTCGCCGATGTAGTCCTCGCCGAACCATCCACCGGCGTCGAAGCGCGACACCTCCGACCACGGCATCTCGAAGATGATGCCCGAGCCGTTCGTCGTGCGGTCGACCCGGTAGTCATGAAGGACGACAAGTTCGCCGTCAGCGGTCTGGTGCACGTCGAACTCGATCGCCGTTGCGCCCAACGCTGCCGCACGGGTGAACGCCGCCATGGTGTTCTCGGGCGCGATGTCGGACGCTCCTCGGTGCGCCACCACGTTGAACGTCTCCCACCGCATCGGGCAACCGTAGTGAACGCTGCCACCTGGCGCAGGGTCACCGGGCGCCTCGAGTACGGGGAGCGGCGCATACTGGTACCAATGGACTCTGCTGCCGTCGATCGTGATCGCGTCGCACCCGATCGCGACCAACTCGCGGCCACGCTTCGGCAGGCCGGCTTCGTGGCCGCCGAGGAAGAAGCCGACCTCCTGCTTCGACATGCTCGGGATCGAATCGACCAAGCGGTGCAGCGGCGGCTGACCGGCGAACCCCTGGCATGGATCTGCGGCTCGACACCCTTCTGTGGGCTCGCCATAACGATCCGACCCGGGGTGTACGTACCTCGGGAACACTCCGAGCCGTTGGCCCGGCGAGCAGCCGGGCTCCCTCCGCTCCGGGGCATCGCCGTCGAGATCTGCACGGGATCAGGCGCCATCGCCGCAGCCATCGCCGCCGAACGACTCGATGTTCGGGTGGTGGCGACCGACCTCGATCCTGTGGCCGTCGCCTGTGCGTCCGACAACGGTGTCGATGCGCTCCAGGGTGATCTGTTCACTCCGCTGCCCGATGCGTTGCGAGGCACGGTCGACGTCGTCGTCGGGGTGGTGCCCTATGTTCCCCGGACGGCGCTCGGCCTCCTCCAGCGAGACACCCTCACCTTCGAGTCGCCGAGTGCGTACGACGGTGGCGACGACGGCACCGAGCTCCTCCGCCGAGCGATCACCGAGAGCACCGAATTCCTCCGCCCCGGTGGCTCACTGCTGCTCGAACTCGGCGCCGATCAGGCCGATCTCCTTGCCGACGCACTCACCGCCAACGGGTTCGACCTCGTAAAGGTGCACCACGACGACGACGGCGACCCGCGAGCGATCGAGGCCCGCTTCACAAAGCTCAG
This window encodes:
- a CDS encoding glyoxalase codes for the protein MELGAFSVSLAVADLAASQRFYEALGFTVTGGDAGEHWLIMVNGTSVIGLFEGMFDSNILTFNPGLGRDLGPVDPFDDVRTIEAHLVAHGIEPVSRVDPESTEGPASLTLRDPDGNMILIDQFR
- a CDS encoding GNAT family protein, with amino-acid sequence MPADTPNPVTFAPITTERLLIRPPKHSDLDALFTRRNHPEVAALQSWSLPYDRSRAEGLIEAVCAMSGPGDGEWWMLTIESSVTGDIVGDLALHQSWEGRSMEIGYTLDRTWWGRGLATEAVRALLGRLFDSDRLARAHAMLHPDNIASARVLEHNGFRYEGRTRSSYWVGEVNTDDVLYGLTRSDWERWSERPTTPPTSVELVALEAHDIDALLEIETHWTDERAGGGIDAVLADIARSAIGGQVATAGSSTAGGSTLRPRGIVADGELVGLFIEPTASSPAPRLIIDRLHRGRGIEARVSAAA
- a CDS encoding helix-turn-helix domain-containing GNAT family N-acetyltransferase, with product MTTSVEALRHFNRSFTQRIGVLDDRFLGLDRPLGHSRLLWEISPHGAAVGELRERLGLDSAYVSRLLRALETDGLIDTSTDPSDGRRRLVRLTDAGRDEWNRLDERSDALAGELLAPLSEGQRRRLVDALATADRLLRAATVRLDVVDPSSDAAIDSMTAYFDELDRLFPEGFDPGDTLVVDAPKLRAPLGRFVVAFADGAAVACGGVQEIGPQVGEIKRMWVHPDWRGVGLGRRMLEALEELARALGQHTVRLDTNSVLTEAINMYETAGYHSIERYNDNPFAKRWFEKSLT
- a CDS encoding HemK family protein methyltransferase, whose product is MSFDLQLEVEVEQLQHLGQSGDPLADVVLAEPSTGVEARHLRPRHLEDDARAVRRAVDPVVMKDDKFAVSGLVHVELDRRCAQRCRTGERRHGVLGRDVGRSSVRHHVERLPPHRATVVNAATWRRVTGRLEYGERRILVPMDSAAVDRDRVAPDRDQLAATLRQAGFVAAEEEADLLLRHARDRIDQAVQRRLTGEPLAWICGSTPFCGLAITIRPGVYVPREHSEPLARRAAGLPPLRGIAVEICTGSGAIAAAIAAERLDVRVVATDLDPVAVACASDNGVDALQGDLFTPLPDALRGTVDVVVGVVPYVPRTALGLLQRDTLTFESPSAYDGGDDGTELLRRAITESTEFLRPGGSLLLELGADQADLLADALTANGFDLVKVHHDDDGDPRAIEARFTKLRG